From the Zymoseptoria tritici IPO323 chromosome 2, whole genome shotgun sequence genome, the window TATTGCGAAGGCTATGTAGGAGCAATACAAGGAGGAATTAGCAAGGCGTGGTCATTCGATCTAAGAATTGCCGCTCTAAGGGGGCTCTCGTCGTCCGAAATTCGAGCATTAGGAGGAATCTGCTAATTATTAAGAACATTACTAATATACAACCGTTTATTACGATTTCTTTATCTGCGCGTAGCCCTTAATGTACATAACAATCGCCGTCGTGCAAATGTGTCGTAGCGGTAGCCGTATAGTGTTTAATATACAGGGGGAGGTTGTTATTGTTATTAGAAGATTTTTTAATAATTATTAAAGATAAAGTTCGGCCGCCCGGAGCTCGCTCCGGTGGAGGATAACCCTACGAAGTCGATAGATTTTAGTACGCGACGGGCGCAATATGGATTTTAGCTACGGGGCGGGGAAACCTTGGCTTAGCTGGAGCTAATAAGAGCACTAGAAATCTTCAaaaactaacaacacccttacTAAAACCATTAGTATAGCCCTACTTTAATCTAGCTTCAAAATTCGTCGAATCTAGCAGAATCTCAGCTGTATTTACTACATTTCTAGTCCTCTCGACGACCTTTTAATAATGCGGGAGCACCCGCGTAGTCGACAACAGAGATATATTAATAAACTATAAACACTTTACGGCCTAATTGCTTAACAACTATACGGTAGAATGTTtctatattaatatctaatatatagatgTATCTATTAAAGACGTAGTAAAGTCGTCGTAGTCCGAAAAAAATCGTATAGCGGATAGTTGAACACCTACGAACGAACGCCGCTACTAGTTTGCTCCGCGCTAATTGCCCCTTAAACCCTCCCTTATTTTATAGAGCGCGTCGACGTCTAGCTCTATGTTGTCGCTAATATCGATAATGTGCGTTAACTAGCTAAATAGCGAGCTGTTGCAGAAGTACCTAGCCGACGTAGGGTTAATGTCGAAGCCCTAGCTAATATTAAGATATATGCGCTAAGTTATTAGCAGTCGCTCCTTGTCGATTAGATCTATTGCTCGACAAGGCTAGTCGACCGGCACGAGGCTGGCAAACGCGTCCTTAAGAGCGTTACTAAGCACCTTCGCACTAGTACTTCGTTGCGCTCTAAATAAGGGCGGAGGTGCCGGAGTTAGTAGCTACTTGTTGGACTTCCGCTTCTTACGAACGAGGCTATTctcgtcgacatcgaaggggtcgttatcgtcgtcgtcgtccgctAGAGCCTAAGACTTGTCTGCTTCAGCTAAAGTCGCTATTGTTGTTATAGCTAGAGTAGCTATTGTTATTGTAGCTAGAGTAGTCGGTAGTGCtagctcgtcgtcgtcgtaggttACTATCCTCGAATTGCGGTCTCTCTTCGTTCGCGCGTGCTTGCCGGTAGCAatcttcttattaaagaTTACCGCATACTACTTAACCTAGGGGCATAGCCGGTGCCGCAGCTTCGCAGTATACTTATAGCTATTAGCTATTAAGTAATCTTCCTAGACCCTATTAGATGCCGTAATAGTTCTATCGCTCTTAACGCCGAATCCAGAGACATCTTATAGGATAACGTATGCCGAATATACGCTCTTAATAGCCGTTATCTTGCTCTAAATAGCCGACTATGCTACTAGTTGCTCGGCCATCTCGGAGAGGGTGCTAACAAGGTGTTGTCTGcccttaggcttaaggttCTAGTCGGTGTAGTTGTTTAGCTCGATCTACCGCGTCTAGTAGGTTACTAGGAATGTCTCTATTGCGATCGTCTAGTTTACTACCTTAGTACGCTTACCCTTGCTATAGCTCTAACTCTAGCTCTACTTCTAGCTCTAAGCCTAGCTCTAAGTAATAGCTAATGCAATAGCATCTGCGGCGATAGATGCGATCTTCTTATTATCCGTAAGAggctagctctagctctagctctagctctaagtactagctagtagctaagagCCGACCTAAGAGTCGTTAGTGCGTTAAGAGTCGTTAAAGGCGTGTAGCGACTACGTGTTGTCGAGAAACTCGTCCTTAAATAGCTAAGAATCCGGCTCTCCGAGCAGGTAGGGGTCGATCTAAGGCTTAGGGGTAGAGTATTAGGAGGTTATGTTAACTAGCTCGAATCGTAATAGAATTACGGCGGAAAATGATAGTTAGTAGCCTAAACGAGAGCGCTTAATGTCTTCTGTCGTTCTAGCATAGCGCTAATATTTATAtaggtcgtagtagtagatgTTTGATAGTAGGAGTGTTGCACAAGAATACGTAAATCCTTAAAATGTGACGAATTTAATATTGCGGCTCCACCCGCGGAGTACGGCTAGACCCGCTTTTAAATGAATTCCGAGGTTTACCGAACGACAATAGCAACAACATCTACCTTCAGACCTCTTAGTGGACGACGAGGCGCCCTCAATCTCACAGCATTATATCACGCTATCTGAGGGTGATTTAGTCCGCGTTAGACAGCCCTGTGGCCATATGAGGCTGTCTCATAAGATCGCTGAACGAGGCTTGAAAATTCTCCGAACGAGCCCTAAGCTATTCGGCATGATTGAGGTACCCTTGCTTCTATCTGCGTGTGCTCGCGAGTAGGCGTCCTGCTCACTTGTCTGTAGTCGTTGAAACGGTGTTTTGATTAGGGTTTCTTCCTGATAATATAACATCAGTCACTACTTCTCTTGGCCGAGCCTTTCGCGCAGAGCTTTTTGTGCGCCTTGCTCCGAATGTGTTGCCGCCACTGCTCCGGCAAAACACAAGTGACATTGCAAGCAGCACAGTGTTGCTTCGTCCACTTCTGTCCATCGTCCGTCCAATCTTTGTCGCGCTGGACGCCAAGGAGTTCCGCGGCGGCAGAAGAGAGTGAACTTGGTTCTGGCATGCTTCCTGCCTCAAGAAACCGCTTTGTGAGATCTGTTGCAGGTCTGCTCACGTTTTCGTCAAATTTGTCAACCTCTGTaccgtcgaggaggtagagacTGTCGCTCGAGCCCGCCTCTGCAAGCGCATCGATCAATTTAATCTTGATCCATCGCACCTGCCGTTTGGAGTACTGCCGGGTCGCGATCTTTGTCCGTTCCAAGCCCTCGGCCTTCAGCTTCTGGAGTTGCTTCTCATCCTCCATGCCTGCGGCCAACGCGGCAGAATACGTTTTGAATTCCTTGTGCCCTATGCTGACCCAAATGCCTCTTGTCTCGTCGACGGGAGTTCCCTGAGCAGCTTGTGCATTGGCGAAGGCATTGAGTGTCTCGACCTCCCGTAGCAGGCCTTGATCCAGCATCTTGTCCACTCTCTTATCCAGTCGCGCTCGCAGTGTATCATTCTCCGCATGGATCCAGAATAAGAGTGTGTCGAATCGCATGGCAAAAGCACCGGCATCAGACTGACCGGCCTCGTCGATCTTTCGCCCTTGCCGCTGTTCAGCGTAGATCTCAGAGGCTTTCCGTCCAGTCTGCAGGTATATCTCCAAGCTCCGCTGAATCTTCCGTCGATCGTTCGGATGCCAACGATCTGCCATCTCTGGATCGACCTTCGTGAGCTCTTCCAAAAGAACCTCCGTCGACTCTTTCAATATGGGATACTCGTCCGATGTATCCTCCACAAAATCCCTCTCATCTGCAACTTCCTCTTTCTCCGCCAGCCGATCTTTGAACAGCAGACTCTGCGTGTAGTAATGCGTTCCACCGACCAGTATCGGCAACCTGCCTCGTCCTCTTATCTCCTCGATCACTTTGAGCGCATTCCTCACAAACGTGCCCACCACCCACGTCTGCTCGTGCAATCCTATACATCCCAGCAAATGATGTGGTATGCCCTCTTGCTCCTCCACTGTGATTTTGTTCGTGATGATCGGTAGGCCGGCGTAAAGCTGCATCGCATCGCCATTGATGATCTCGCCATTGTACCGCTTCGCGAGTTCCACGGCCAGCTACTCTTGCTGTAATTAGTCGGATGAATGAAAACGATCTTCCTCACATGTGTAGTTTTACTTGAGATTTGCCAGTCCCTGTCGCGCCGATGATGGCTATCAGAGGGTTCCTGGGTGCTACACGCGTCATGGTGGTGAGCGACCGACTCCAGCACAATGCGCGCAGCATACGGCAGAGACGATAGCAGTAAGTCGCACGAGCATCTGTAGGGCGTGGTGTGAAGAGGGGAGACGCGAAATTCGGCGTCGAAAAGAACGGCGCCGCGATCGTCATTGGAAATCATGACCCTCATAACTTTCTAGACCTCGAATCGACCTCATCCGCTTGCTACTGTTCTTAATCTACTACCTATCCTCCTTTCAAATCATCCAAccatctcctcttcgtctcccAGCGCTCCAAGCACCTCCATAATGACGAAGCAAGAACCACCAACAATCTCCACCAAGGCACTGTACTATGCCTTTCCCGACGGCAGCAAAGGTCTGCAAGACATCAACCTCGACCTGCCCGCCAATGCCCGTTGTCTCTTGATCGGCGGTAAGcacctcttctccctctctcaGACATGAACCCGGACTAAATCCTCAGAGCGAACGGCGCGGGCAAAACgaccctcctccgcctcctctccGGCAAACGCATGGCGCCTTCTGGGACCGTGAGCGTGGCATCCGTCGACCCATTCGACACTGGTCTCGAAGGCGTGACATACCTCGGTCTGGAATGGGTTCTCAACCCCATCGTGCGCTCCGACATTGCCGTGCCGGAACTCCTCAAGTCTGTCGGAGGAGACCACTACCCCGAGCGTCGGGATCAACTGGTCAAAATTCTGGACGTGGACCTGAGCTGGCATCTGCATGCCGTGTCTGACGGAGAGAGGAGACGTGTGCAGTTGTGTATGGGCCTGCTACGCCCATGGACAGTTCTTCTGCTGGACGAAATTACCGTCGACCTGGACCTCCTCTCTCGGCACAACTTCCTGCAGTTCCTTAAACAGGAGACCGAGACCCGGGACTGTACGATTGTCTATGCGACGCATATCTTGGACAACCTGGCGCAGTGGCCGACCCACCTGGTGCACATGTCGCTGGGCAAGATCAAGAAGTGGGGCGGGATTGACGAGTTTGAGGTTCCGACTACAGACGGCGGCGTGGAGGGGAATAGTCGCTTGGGCCATCTGGTCATGGGGTGGTTGAGAGAGGATCTAGAGGAGAGAGGGCCGAGGAATGGGCCGCGGTCGGATGGTAAGACGTATGAGAACCATGAGGGTAAGGGAGGGTACGGAAACGAGAAGAGTAAGGGAAAGTGAGGATGGGGAATGCACGCTCCGAGCGTAGTATGAGGTTTCAACACAAATGGTTGTTTCGCTGGGTTAGCAAGGCGTTCAACAGAAGGTAGAAAACATAAAATCAGATTCGTGAGGCATCGAGGCAGCTTGTCCTGTAAACTACGTATTCTGCGAAGCGCTTTACATGTCCGAATCAAACGCCTTTGTCGTGTCAAGTCGTCAGATTTTCTGTTCGGCGTGACTTTGCCGCAATCCTTTCGTATGCCTCCACTGCTCACTATCCGAGCGTCATGCGCTTTGCTCAAGATCCCTAGTATCTCGGCGGTCCTGGAGGGGGAGCGCCATACGGCTGTTGCTGTCCGGGGTAGCCGCCCTGTTGTGGAGGTCGTTGTCCTTGCGGTGGCGGTTGCCCGTACTGGCCCTGAGGAGGTGCGCCGTATTGAGGCGCGCCTCCGTACTGCGGCGGCTGGCCATAGCTCTGGCCGCCTTGTGGCGGGTACTGCTGTTGGCCGTATCCTTGCTGCGGAGGACCGCCGTATCCGCCACCGCCCTGCTGCTGAGGAGGCATGCCGGGAGCCATGTGAGTCTTCTCGTCCTTAGTGTCGTAGCTGGGATCGATGGCACCCAGAATGAGCTTGATCATCCAGAGATCGGGAGTGAGATCGACGGGTGGAACGGCCCTGGCCATCTCAGCGGACTCGTTCTCGTAGTCTGTACACATGGTCAGTATGAGTTCGCGCCTTTCTTCAGAATTCCAACTTACTCGACGTGCAGTCGACTTCCTTGCCGACCATCGGATCATTGTCGAGCTTGGCCAGGAACTCAGTCGCCTTTTGATCGTTGCCAACTTGAGCGAACTGGAAAGACACAGCACCTGGTCCGTACTGAGAGCGCTGAGCGGCTTGACACGCATACTGCACGGTCTCGATGAGGGTGTTCTGGTTCTCGCCCGCTGGCTGGCCGTCCGTGATCGAGATGATGAGGAGTGGCTTGCGCATTTGACCGCTGTTCAACTTCTGAATGAGGATTGGGTCGAtgaccttcttcctcaattCTGTGCCGAATGGAGTGAGGCCCTGGATGCATTTATCAGTGTTTTGAAATTGAGAAACCGGAGCACGTTGAGAAACCCACCTTGTAGCGCTTGCTGGCAAGAAGCTGCTCCACCTGCTGCTCGTTCCTGATACCGGAGATCTGCTGGGGTGGCAGGTCCTCATTCATGAAGCGGAGCTCAAtgccatcgtcgtcgaacaGAGTCGCGGCAAAGACTGAGCGCTGGAGAATGAGCTGGAGATCCTTGATACGCTCGCCATTCTCCTCGAAGGACATGGAACCactgtcgtcgacgtagatGATCACATCGTAGAGAGCCAGCCTGACAATATCATTGGCAATCTCCTTCTGAATGCGCCACGCTTGGCACAGACGATCGACCTGCTGGGCAGCACGAGCTGCGATCTGTGGCAGCATTTGTGCTCCTTGTGTCCCTGGTCCGTAGAATCTATGCAACTGCTTCTCTTGAATGGCCCTCTCGAGCTCTCTCTGGTATCCTTGAACGTCGTGTGGGCCGCTCATTTGTCCGCCTTGTGGAGGTCCACCATATCCTTGTTGTTGCGAAGGATATTGCTGACCCTGCGGTGGAGGTGCTCCATATCCTTGTTGACCTTGAGGTGCACCATACTGGCctggcggcggaggtccGCCCTAAGAAATATCACTTGTCAGTCGAGTCCTTGAAAAGTGCAAAACGTGATCGAGTCCATGAATGACGAACGTAGCCATAGCCGCCTCCAGGAGGACCTTGTTGCTGTTGAGGGTAAGGAGGAGCCTGTTGCCCGTAAGGCTGTTGGTTGTATGGCGGTTGTCCGGGATATGGACTTCCAGTTTGTGGTCGGtttggcggtggaggcggcggccGCGAGTACTGGCTTTGAGGAGCGCCGTAACTTGGGGCAGGCGATCCGTACTGTGGCTGCGATCCGTATTGTTGCTGAGGAGGGTACGCGCCGGGTTGAAGAGAAGGCGGGACGCCTGGCGGGCCTTGCCCACCAGCTGCTAGTCTCGAGGCCAAAGGCATGTGATGTGTGGTGTATGCGCGTTCAATTGCGGGTGTCGGGTTTGGGTTACGAGGGTCGGATGGTTGTATCGTTGTATGGTTGGCGGTAGGGAAGTGAAGGCACAAAGGAAGATGTTGTAGGTATGTTTGCAAAGAAAGGACGCTGCAGACAAGAAAGATTGCGTAATGCACTCACCTGAGGAGGTCGGCCGCCTGGCGCATAGGCTTGGTACGATTGCTGCGGCTGAGCACCTGGCTGCTGACCAGGTGGACCGCCGGTGAAGTTGGCCACAGCAGCAGCTCCGCCCTATGAAGCAACATGTGAGTCCTCGCGTCGTGTCTGCTGATTCTGCTTGTGCCTTCCTTACCtgtgcggcggcgagttTCGAAGCCAACTGTATCGTCGTGGTCAGTGAAATTGCTCACAATGAGGCCGACGTCATCGGCGGGGAATGAGACAAATAGTGGGCTGTGGAGGGGAAACAACGTACACCCATCGTGCTTTGATGAAGGGAAGACTTTGGTCGTGATGTGGTGGAGTGTGTGCGTGGTAGTCGACTGTGTCAAAGATCTGAGGTGTCTAAAGAAGTCAAGTTCTGTGGTGGTCGAGGAAGGAGCGGTGGAATGGAATGGTGTTGAAGTAAAAGTTGCGTGAGAGGATCAGAGCTGAGAAGGAGCTCCCGTCGCTTGTTTGCTTCCGACCTGCACAGCCACCGCAGATCCGCACCGGACACCTCACACGTGGGGCCCAATGCCACGCAGTGACCCGATCAAGGTCGTAACCGATGGCGCAGGCGTCGACTAGGCCAGGCACCGATAATCATCGACATCTTAACCGGCATGGGCACCACTCCGCAGGCAGACCTCTGCGTCAGCCACAGGACAGTTGCCGACATTGCATCTCCGGTCCATGTGAAGCCGGATGGCAGAGAGAGTCCAGAGACGAGACGACAGAGCAGGCCAACCTGAAGTGGTCTGGAGATACAGGCGACGCTGGCGGGATGAGAAAGTGTACTGCTGTGCTCGACGAGGTGAAGCAGAGCAGCCAGTGGAAACACCTCTGAGCGCCACGGGAGAGAACTCAGGCCATGTGGCACGCAGGAGCAGCCACTGTCGACGTGACGCTATGGTTTGCTTGTTGATATTCGCACAACTGACATTGATGTGCCTTTTGTGCTTACCGCAAAGGCAACAAGGGTGGACAGGGATGGTGCACCCGTGTTCCTAGCCGGCGCGACATACCGAACAGCCTCATGCACTGTCTTCGAGAAGACACATTGCCACTTGCCATCAGGCCTGTCCTGAGATACCGATGGAATCTTGCCCTACATCCGATGCGAGAGGAACGGTGAGTTTAGGGATCAGGACTATGCTCAATGATGGCGACACATGATTCTTCGTCGGGATCACCAAACGATCGTAAGCAGGTCCTTCACTTATCATCGCCAAGAACATCTCCTCTCTTCATCCATCCGTCTTGATACGCATGCGATGTCTGCTATCAGCTTGCTTAGCCAAGCATGCATTGTGGCATGCAATGCAGTACTTTCACCTCAACATCAATCCTTTGGCAGACACCTGCAGATAAGCGGTTTCCTATCGGCTTGGCTTGGGCAAGTCGTTGGCCGCTATCCACGCGGGAAGACTGTGTGTACCATGGCTCGCCACAGTCTCTTAAAGCTACCTGGACCATTCCACCTACGCTGGACTTGCTATCGCGCTGCGACTTTCTCAAGTCTCAcagtcttcctcctcccccatGGCTTTCGACACAGAGTCCAAGACTCCCACAGAGGACGTCAAGTGCAGCAGTCCTACACCAAGCCTACCATCCGACGAAAAGAAGTCGTCTCAAGCCGCGGACTTCCAACTCGTACCCTCCATCGACGAAGGCCATATGATCTCAGGCGACGAATACAGCCCAGCGGAATACAAGCGAGTCCTTCGCAAGATcgaccgcttcctcctccccctgATGTGGTGTTGTTACGGCGTGCAACAGACAGATAAAACGTCACTTGGCGTGCAGGCCATCTTTGGTCTGCCCAAAGATACAGGTTTGGTCGGACAGCAGTACAGTTGGCTCACGACGATCTTCTATCTGACGTATATGGTCGGCGAGTTTCCGTCGAACTTCTTGTTGCAGAAGTGGTCCCTGGGGAAGACGTTGAGTATCTACATGATTTGCTGGGGTGAGTGAAGCTGGATCATCTTTCGAAGAGTTCCATGGTACTGATCAATGCTATCATCTAGGTGTCTGCGTTACATGCATCGGAGCAGCACAGAATTGGACCCATCTCATGGTCCTCCGTGGTCTTCAAGGCTTCTTCGAATGCACCATCAGTAAGGACACCAAAGGGCAGCAGGCCTGTAGCGgtccgagattgtctctcggACTATGCCTGCGGGTCGTAGACGGCCTCATACCTTTTGTACTCCAGCCATCGCTAACCCTTCCACCCCTCTGTTTTAGGTCCAGGCTTCGTGCTGGTCATCGGAAGCTGGTACAGAACAGAAGAGCACAGTTCTCGCTCGCTGTTCTTCCAGTCGGCGAACGCTGGCTTCGGGATCATTGGCAACCTGAGCATGTACGGCATAGGAAGCCACACGAAGAAGCATGGTGGTCTGGCGGCATGGAGGTCCATCTCGTTCTTCTTGGGCGCTGTCACTGTCGTGCTGGCGCTCATATGCTTCATTCTGCTGGGCAGCCCGAAGGAGGTACGGTGGTTgaacgccgaggagaggaaggttGCGTGAGTCTCTACACAGTCCGTCCCGAAAAGAGACCATGCTAACGACTCTATAGCCAATCTCGCGTTGTCTCGAACAAAGCTGGAAGAGATGTGACCGGTATCAAGTGGAGCTGGCCGCAGGTCGCAGAGGCTTTCAAAGATCCTCAACTATGGTTCTGCTTGGTCAATGCCTTCCTGAGTTCCGTACCGAACGGGTATGTCGTGCTATTGCCGCCATCAGAGGAAAATCTGGATCGTGCTAACCCTTGCAACAGCGGCCTGACGACGTTCAGTGCGATCATCATGAAAAGCTTCGGCTTCACCGAGCTTCAGGTCCTTCTGCTCGACATTCCGCGTTCAAGTATGGTGGATGTATCATCC encodes:
- a CDS encoding ABC transporter domain-containing protein (Non-transporter ABC protein belonging to the NAP (non-intrinsic ABC protein) subfamily (cluster VI). This group consists of a single cytoplasmic NBF-domain.) translates to MTKQEPPTISTKALYYAFPDGSKGLQDINLDLPANARCLLIGANGAGKTTLLRLLSGKRMAPSGTVSVASVDPFDTGLEGVTYLGLEWVLNPIVRSDIAVPELLKSVGGDHYPERRDQLVKILDVDLSWHLHAVSDGERRRVQLCMGLLRPWTVLLLDEITVDLDLLSRHNFLQFLKQETETRDCTIVYATHILDNLAQWPTHLVHMSLGKIKKWGGIDEFEVPTTDGGVEGNSRLGHLVMGWLREDLEERGPRNGPRSDGKTYENHEGKGGYGNEKSKGK